In Pseudomonas fluorescens NCIMB 11764, a single window of DNA contains:
- a CDS encoding TetR family transcriptional regulator, with translation MKITEELTTADAREIKTGRRPGSGNSRQTVLEAARARFASDGFGATTMRRVAADAGVDVSMVMQFFRSKDELFAAVMNIPESALEKLGAVFAGTDEQLGERVVRAFLQAWEGAPEESEPLMAMLRNAMVNEQARHQLRDYIESRLIAGAGESLGQDARLRAGLALSMLVGIVTGRQIIGVPILAATDRETLVAVVAPAIQHTLLPPPKCTTATD, from the coding sequence ATGAAAATCACAGAAGAACTCACCACAGCGGATGCCCGAGAAATCAAAACCGGGCGCCGTCCTGGCTCTGGCAATAGCCGCCAAACGGTGCTTGAAGCGGCACGCGCGCGTTTCGCCAGCGACGGTTTCGGTGCGACCACGATGCGCCGCGTGGCCGCCGATGCCGGCGTTGACGTGTCCATGGTCATGCAGTTTTTCCGCTCTAAAGACGAGCTGTTTGCGGCGGTGATGAATATTCCGGAATCAGCTCTGGAGAAGCTCGGCGCCGTTTTTGCCGGCACCGACGAGCAACTTGGGGAGCGCGTGGTTCGCGCGTTTCTGCAGGCGTGGGAGGGCGCGCCAGAAGAGTCGGAACCGCTGATGGCGATGCTCAGAAATGCGATGGTCAACGAGCAGGCGCGTCATCAACTGCGCGACTACATTGAGTCGCGGTTGATCGCAGGCGCAGGCGAATCGCTTGGGCAAGACGCGCGCCTGCGCGCAGGCCTGGCGTTGTCCATGCTGGTGGGAATAGTGACCGGACGACAAATCATCGGCGTGCCGATTCTTGCCGCGACCGATCGGGAGACGCTAGTCGCGGTGGTCGCCCCGGCGATTCAGCACACGCTGCTGCCACCGCCAAAGTGTACAACCGCCACTGACTGA